A stretch of Acidovorax sp. RAC01 DNA encodes these proteins:
- a CDS encoding DUF3106 domain-containing protein → MPIKSSEIFSTVPAFVLASVLLVALTAGGWMALDRIRMAPGTALVAGAAAAVASPNYARSTAFTRLTTAPESETGPSWESLSTSQQLALYPLAERWVMISEAQKRRWLALAVNFAALPATEQTKVHERMTEWANLSAQQRNQARLNYAVTSRLGLDDKRAQWEAYQALSDAERAALAAAAQPKPKGAATALSPVPAKKLAQVPAAVQANPERPNAPKIPPVIDSGPRVAAPVSPANLQVPGAPQPAPASTAVETAPVATPVAIPAPLPAMPEAAEGAAAAAPTSPALVTPDNSGLYPQ, encoded by the coding sequence ATGCCCATCAAGTCTTCCGAAATCTTCTCCACCGTGCCAGCCTTCGTGCTGGCATCGGTGCTTCTGGTTGCCCTGACGGCTGGGGGCTGGATGGCTCTGGACCGGATTCGCATGGCGCCCGGAACTGCATTGGTGGCGGGGGCGGCGGCGGCGGTAGCCAGCCCGAACTATGCCCGTAGTACCGCTTTTACGCGCCTGACGACGGCACCCGAATCGGAGACTGGCCCCAGCTGGGAATCGCTGAGCACGTCGCAGCAATTGGCGCTCTACCCGCTGGCCGAGCGCTGGGTGATGATCAGCGAAGCACAAAAGCGGCGCTGGCTCGCGCTGGCGGTCAACTTCGCGGCGCTGCCTGCGACCGAACAGACCAAAGTGCATGAGCGCATGACGGAATGGGCGAACCTGAGCGCCCAGCAGCGCAATCAGGCGCGCCTGAACTACGCCGTCACCAGTCGCCTGGGGCTCGATGACAAGCGTGCGCAGTGGGAAGCCTACCAGGCACTGTCGGATGCGGAGCGGGCTGCACTTGCGGCCGCCGCACAGCCCAAACCCAAGGGCGCGGCCACTGCGCTGAGCCCGGTGCCCGCCAAAAAGCTGGCCCAGGTGCCCGCCGCCGTGCAGGCCAACCCCGAGCGGCCCAACGCGCCCAAGATCCCGCCGGTCATCGACAGCGGCCCTCGTGTCGCTGCTCCAGTGTCCCCGGCCAACCTGCAGGTACCGGGAGCGCCACAGCCAGCCCCTGCATCAACAGCGGTCGAAACAGCACCTGTGGCGACCCCTGTGGCAATTCCAGCCCCTCTCCCAGCCATGCCCGAGGCTGCCGAAGGTGCCGCGGCGGCAGCCCCCACTTCCCCTGCACTGGTGACCCCAGACAACTCCGGGTTGTATCCTCAGTAG
- a CDS encoding metalloregulator ArsR/SmtB family transcription factor produces the protein MDKVFEALASTPRRKILAYLSEAELSAGEIAERFDMTKPSLSKHLKILESAGLVVGEKRGQYVFYRLQRDNLAHTLTTFVQAVCPVSQGLKKESRALANQKRAG, from the coding sequence ATGGACAAGGTGTTTGAAGCACTTGCATCCACTCCGCGGCGAAAAATACTGGCTTACTTGTCGGAGGCAGAACTTTCGGCGGGCGAGATCGCCGAACGCTTCGACATGACGAAGCCATCACTCTCCAAGCACCTCAAGATCCTGGAGTCCGCGGGGCTTGTGGTGGGCGAAAAGCGGGGCCAGTATGTTTTCTATCGCCTGCAGCGCGACAACCTTGCGCATACGCTGACCACATTCGTGCAGGCGGTTTGCCCTGTGTCGCAGGGCCTCAAGAAGGAGAGCCGCGCGCTTGCGAACCAAAAGCGCGCGGGCTGA
- a CDS encoding RDD family protein: protein MPSPILPHSAADPASSPAVTGLAHAPTPGLWRRMACWLYEGMLMFGVVFMAGYLFGTLSQTRHAMDNRHALQAFLFIVFGIYFAWFWAKGQTLAQKTWHIRVVDTAGLPVSQARALLRYVVSWVWFLPPLAAYAFGVSAIEVLVLTLGWVAVWAILSRFHPRQQFWHDAWAGTRLVHYVPPRK, encoded by the coding sequence ATGCCTTCCCCGATTTTGCCCCACTCTGCCGCCGATCCCGCCTCGTCGCCTGCCGTGACCGGCCTTGCCCATGCCCCGACTCCGGGTCTGTGGCGGCGCATGGCCTGCTGGCTGTACGAGGGCATGCTGATGTTCGGGGTGGTCTTCATGGCGGGCTACCTGTTCGGTACGCTGAGTCAGACGCGCCACGCCATGGACAACCGCCATGCACTGCAGGCGTTCCTGTTCATCGTCTTCGGTATCTACTTCGCCTGGTTCTGGGCCAAGGGCCAGACCCTGGCTCAAAAGACCTGGCACATCCGCGTGGTCGACACGGCTGGCCTGCCCGTCAGCCAGGCCCGCGCGCTGTTGCGGTATGTGGTCAGCTGGGTGTGGTTTCTGCCCCCGCTGGCAGCCTATGCGTTCGGAGTGTCAGCCATCGAGGTTCTGGTGCTGACGCTGGGCTGGGTCGCTGTCTGGGCGATTCTCAGCCGCTTTCATCCTCGTCAGCAGTTCTGGCATGACGCCTGGGCAGGCACCCGGCTGGTGCACTACGTTCCGCCACGCAAGTAA
- a CDS encoding GNAT family N-acetyltransferase → MREENTIIARVLASPLDVDKAAWNALLTRQPHPTPFMRHEYLVALHESGSATPRTGWTPRFMTLWDGDNLVAACPLYLKTHSYGEYVFDWAWANAYEQHGVPYYPKAVIAVPFTPVPGSRLLARDAATRALLVQAVTQWCEDEGISSVHMLFAADDDVQTSAEQGLMLRHTVQFHWKNVAPTLPAAQGSLPPEGALPALGRPGGGETVAPTLPAAHGSLPPKGALLALGRPGGGEAVAPTLPAAQGSLPPGGALLALGRPGGGEAVAPTLPAAQGSPPGDEAHAATRPFASFDDFLASLSQDKRKKIRQERRRVAEAGVTFRWARGTDISAADWDFFYRCYERTYLEHGNPPYLTRAFFAAMAAEMPEAWLLFVAERAGQPIATSLIAISAYQACPSSQNDLEMVAYGRYWGALERVDCLHFEACYYQPLAWCIDHGVVRFEGGAQGEHKMARALLPVQTTSTHWLAHPAFAEAVERFLEREGQGVNAYLESLNERLPFRQGS, encoded by the coding sequence ATGCGTGAGGAAAATACCATTATCGCCCGCGTGCTTGCATCTCCGCTGGACGTGGACAAAGCCGCCTGGAACGCCCTGCTGACCCGGCAGCCCCACCCCACGCCCTTCATGCGGCACGAGTACCTGGTGGCGTTGCACGAGAGCGGCAGCGCGACCCCACGCACCGGCTGGACACCCCGTTTCATGACCCTGTGGGACGGAGACAACCTGGTAGCCGCCTGCCCGCTGTACCTCAAGACCCACTCGTACGGTGAATATGTGTTTGACTGGGCGTGGGCCAACGCGTACGAGCAGCATGGCGTGCCGTACTACCCCAAGGCGGTCATTGCCGTGCCCTTCACCCCTGTGCCCGGCTCCCGCCTGCTGGCGCGCGATGCGGCTACGCGCGCCCTGCTGGTGCAGGCGGTGACCCAGTGGTGCGAAGACGAAGGCATCTCGTCCGTCCACATGCTGTTTGCTGCAGACGACGATGTGCAGACCAGCGCAGAACAGGGCCTGATGCTGCGGCATACGGTGCAATTTCACTGGAAGAATGTGGCCCCCACGCTCCCTGCTGCGCAAGGGTCGCTGCCCCCCGAGGGGGCCCTCCCCGCCTTGGGGCGGCCCGGCGGCGGGGAGACTGTGGCCCCCACGCTCCCTGCTGCGCATGGTTCGCTGCCCCCCAAGGGGGCCCTCCTCGCCTTGGGGCGGCCCGGCGGCGGGGAGGCTGTGGCCCCCACGCTCCCTGCTGCGCAAGGTTCGCTGCCCCCCGGGGGGGCCCTCCTCGCCTTGGGGCGGCCCGGCGGCGGGGAGGCTGTGGCCCCCACGCTCCCTGCTGCGCAGGGTTCGCCCCCGGGAGACGAAGCACATGCAGCCACGCGGCCGTTTGCCAGTTTCGACGACTTTCTGGCCAGTCTGTCGCAGGACAAGCGCAAGAAGATCCGGCAGGAGCGGCGGCGGGTGGCCGAGGCGGGCGTGACGTTTCGCTGGGCGCGCGGCACCGACATCAGCGCAGCAGACTGGGATTTCTTCTATCGCTGCTACGAGCGCACGTACCTGGAGCATGGCAACCCGCCCTACCTCACGCGCGCCTTCTTTGCAGCGATGGCGGCTGAAATGCCCGAAGCGTGGCTGCTCTTTGTGGCCGAACGTGCCGGCCAACCGATTGCTACAAGTTTGATAGCTATAAGTGCTTATCAAGCATGCCCCAGCAGCCAAAATGACCTAGAAATGGTCGCCTACGGCCGGTACTGGGGTGCGCTGGAGCGGGTGGACTGCCTGCACTTTGAGGCGTGCTACTACCAGCCGCTGGCGTGGTGCATCGACCACGGCGTGGTGCGCTTTGAAGGCGGCGCCCAGGGCGAGCACAAGATGGCCCGGGCGCTCCTGCCGGTGCAGACCACCAGCACGCACTGGCTGGCCCACCCGGCGTTTGCCGAAGCCGTGGAGCGTTTTCTGGAACGCGAAGGCCAGGGCGTCAACGCCTATCTGGAATCGCTGAACGAGCGCCTGCCGTTCCGTCAGGGAAGCTGA
- a CDS encoding diacylglycerol kinase → MKPMPPHRPSGPVNPQKARKGFARIWHAGGYSVAGLRAGWHEKAFRQEALAAAVLLPASLWLGNSWVEVALLAGSVWLVMVVELLNTGIESAIDRVGPEWHALSKRAKDMGSAAVLMALLLCAAIWGTALYQKVFNG, encoded by the coding sequence ATGAAACCTATGCCGCCCCATCGGCCATCCGGCCCCGTCAACCCGCAAAAAGCCCGCAAGGGCTTCGCCCGCATTTGGCATGCGGGCGGCTATTCAGTGGCAGGGCTGCGCGCGGGCTGGCATGAGAAAGCCTTCCGCCAGGAGGCGCTGGCCGCGGCGGTGCTGTTACCCGCGTCGCTGTGGCTGGGAAACAGCTGGGTTGAAGTGGCTCTGCTGGCCGGTTCGGTCTGGCTGGTGATGGTGGTGGAGTTGCTGAACACCGGTATCGAGTCCGCCATCGACCGGGTGGGCCCCGAGTGGCATGCGCTGTCCAAGCGCGCCAAGGACATGGGTAGCGCCGCCGTGCTGATGGCGCTGCTGTTGTGCGCCGCCATCTGGGGCACTGCCCTCTATCAAAAGGTTTTCAATGGCTGA
- a CDS encoding DUF3619 family protein yields the protein MNTAQTPSIEAQAAAERFARRVAVRLSAGSDDLPYDISERLRAARMQAVAKRKVVAPVLRTAPAIVSAGGAATLGRGGEGGGWLSALLSSIPLLALVAGLVMINIAQDEKNTNDVAEVDAALLTDDLPPSAYADPGFVQFLKTSAAQGR from the coding sequence ATGAACACCGCACAGACACCTTCGATTGAGGCTCAAGCCGCCGCAGAGCGTTTTGCTCGCAGGGTTGCGGTGCGCCTGTCAGCTGGCTCAGACGACCTCCCATACGACATCTCCGAGCGCCTGCGCGCCGCCCGGATGCAAGCGGTGGCCAAGCGCAAGGTGGTGGCGCCCGTCCTGCGTACGGCTCCCGCCATCGTCAGCGCTGGCGGTGCGGCCACCCTGGGCCGGGGCGGTGAAGGTGGCGGCTGGCTCAGCGCCCTGCTCTCGTCGATCCCGCTGTTGGCCCTGGTGGCCGGGCTGGTGATGATCAACATCGCGCAAGATGAGAAAAACACGAACGATGTGGCGGAAGTGGATGCTGCGCTGTTGACCGACGACCTGCCACCATCTGCCTACGCAGATCCCGGTTTTGTGCAGTTTCTGAAAACATCCGCGGCGCAGGGGCGCTGA
- a CDS encoding methyl-accepting chemotaxis protein — protein sequence MNNVKIGTRLGIAFSIVLLITAAIAAVGVTQLALLKEANEKVAGVYLDRNIYAEQWREAITLNWVRASASLKTSDAGYIAALGAEMAATSQHASDMQKKLEAVVDTEEEKVLLAAVAKTRAAYVSARAKLLERKKNGEDVFALVDTELRPLADQYLAALAKVAQDTHERLDNFEADTIRAAGTSQWVLGIGALLSLVLGVVLAVWTTRSVVRPLTQAALAADEISHGNLAVTIEPKGRDEVARLLQALLEMQRNLARIVGEVRSGSENVANAATEISQGNHDLSARTEQQASALQETAASMEELNATVRRNADNARMANQLAVSASTVAEQGGAVVGQVVSTMKGIQDSSGKIADIIGVIDGIAFQTNILALNAAVEAARAGEQGRGFAVVATEVRSLAGRSAEAAKQIKTLISDSVERVGAGSALVDQAGATMAEVVGSIKRVTDLMGEISAASGEQSQGVAQVGEAVTQMDQATQQNAALVEEMAAAASSLNHQAQELVSTVSFFRLGTHNSELAPTSRPAPAASMHQAVVPAVTHRAAATRSASAPRLTAAPAAPLVRQPMTPKPRPAVALPTSTQGGSPRGAAKAVPKAQAKATATADDAEWESF from the coding sequence ATGAACAACGTCAAAATCGGAACCCGCCTGGGCATCGCGTTCAGCATCGTGCTGCTTATCACTGCTGCCATTGCCGCGGTGGGGGTGACCCAGCTCGCCCTGCTCAAGGAGGCGAACGAGAAGGTCGCCGGCGTGTATCTGGACCGCAACATCTACGCCGAACAGTGGCGTGAGGCGATCACGCTCAACTGGGTACGGGCGTCGGCCTCGCTCAAGACCAGCGATGCGGGCTACATCGCTGCCCTGGGTGCTGAAATGGCAGCCACATCGCAGCATGCCTCCGACATGCAAAAGAAGCTGGAAGCGGTGGTGGACACCGAAGAGGAAAAGGTCCTGCTTGCTGCTGTCGCCAAAACGCGTGCGGCCTACGTCAGCGCCCGGGCCAAGCTGCTGGAGCGCAAAAAGAACGGTGAGGACGTGTTTGCCCTGGTCGATACCGAGCTGCGCCCGCTGGCCGACCAGTATCTGGCAGCGCTCGCCAAGGTGGCGCAGGACACCCATGAGCGCCTGGACAACTTCGAGGCCGATACCATTCGCGCCGCAGGCACCAGCCAATGGGTGCTGGGCATCGGCGCGCTGCTGTCGCTGGTGCTGGGGGTTGTACTGGCCGTGTGGACCACGCGCTCCGTCGTGCGGCCGCTCACCCAGGCGGCCCTGGCGGCTGACGAGATCAGCCACGGCAACCTCGCCGTGACCATCGAGCCCAAGGGGCGCGATGAAGTGGCGCGGCTGCTGCAGGCCCTGCTGGAGATGCAGCGCAACCTGGCGCGCATCGTGGGCGAGGTGCGCTCTGGCTCCGAAAACGTGGCCAACGCCGCCACCGAGATTTCGCAAGGCAACCATGACCTGAGCGCACGCACCGAGCAGCAGGCCAGCGCCCTGCAGGAAACCGCTGCGTCCATGGAGGAGCTCAATGCCACGGTGCGCCGCAATGCCGACAACGCGCGCATGGCCAACCAGCTGGCCGTGAGCGCATCGACCGTGGCCGAGCAGGGCGGGGCGGTGGTGGGCCAGGTGGTGTCCACCATGAAGGGCATCCAGGACAGCAGCGGCAAGATCGCCGACATCATCGGCGTGATCGACGGGATTGCCTTTCAGACCAATATCCTGGCGCTGAACGCGGCCGTGGAAGCCGCCCGTGCGGGCGAGCAGGGCCGCGGCTTTGCGGTGGTGGCCACGGAAGTGCGCAGCCTCGCAGGCCGTTCGGCCGAGGCCGCCAAGCAGATCAAGACCCTCATCAGCGACAGCGTGGAGCGCGTGGGCGCAGGCAGTGCGCTGGTGGACCAGGCGGGCGCCACCATGGCCGAGGTGGTTGGCTCCATCAAGCGCGTGACCGACCTGATGGGCGAGATCAGCGCGGCCAGCGGCGAGCAGAGCCAGGGTGTGGCGCAAGTGGGCGAAGCGGTCACGCAAATGGACCAGGCTACGCAGCAAAACGCAGCGCTGGTCGAGGAAATGGCCGCCGCCGCCAGCAGCCTGAACCACCAGGCCCAGGAACTGGTGAGCACCGTGTCGTTCTTCCGCCTGGGCACGCACAACAGCGAACTCGCACCTACAAGCCGGCCTGCTCCCGCAGCATCTATGCATCAGGCGGTAGTGCCTGCAGTCACGCATCGGGCCGCGGCAACGCGAAGCGCCAGCGCACCGCGCCTGACCGCAGCGCCAGCAGCACCCCTGGTCCGGCAACCTATGACGCCAAAGCCACGTCCGGCTGTGGCCCTGCCGACTTCGACGCAGGGTGGTAGCCCGCGCGGTGCGGCGAAGGCAGTGCCCAAGGCCCAGGCCAAGGCCACCGCCACGGCAGACGATGCCGAGTGGGAATCCTTCTGA
- a CDS encoding DUF4166 domain-containing protein has product MTDTRVSDWFGSEFAHLHPLLQALHREGGTLQGTVELRFGSGVAGWLGRRLARKTGLPLEEGAVPLEVTISHSHDALVWSRRFGAGDPVVSTFEPIGKWPDGFFTERTGAVQLELAVDTANHGWKWRLLRARWKGWPVPLQLLPRTEAYKRIENGAYRFEVAFFAPGLGLMIRYGGLLAAKTQAAMAPAEMPVMQGGNRRGAPLR; this is encoded by the coding sequence ATGACAGACACGCGTGTCAGTGACTGGTTTGGCTCCGAATTCGCCCATCTGCATCCCCTGCTGCAGGCGCTGCACCGCGAGGGCGGGACACTGCAGGGCACGGTGGAGCTGCGCTTTGGCTCTGGTGTCGCCGGCTGGCTCGGACGCAGGCTCGCTCGCAAGACGGGCCTGCCCCTTGAAGAAGGCGCAGTCCCGCTGGAGGTGACCATCAGCCACTCGCATGACGCATTGGTCTGGTCGCGGCGATTTGGCGCCGGGGATCCCGTGGTCTCGACGTTTGAGCCCATCGGCAAGTGGCCCGATGGCTTTTTCACAGAACGCACCGGAGCCGTTCAACTGGAACTGGCCGTCGATACTGCGAACCACGGCTGGAAATGGCGCTTGTTGCGCGCGCGCTGGAAGGGCTGGCCCGTGCCGCTCCAGCTGCTGCCACGCACCGAGGCCTACAAACGCATTGAAAACGGCGCCTACCGGTTCGAAGTGGCGTTTTTTGCGCCCGGATTGGGTCTGATGATTCGCTATGGAGGGCTGCTTGCAGCGAAGACGCAGGCCGCCATGGCTCCGGCGGAGATGCCGGTCATGCAAGGCGGCAACCGCCGTGGTGCTCCCCTTCGCTGA
- a CDS encoding P-II family nitrogen regulator, whose protein sequence is MKMITAVIKPFKLEEVREALAECGVTGLTVTEVKGFGRQKGHTELYRGAEYVVDFLPKVKVEVVVKTEDVDRCVDAIVNVARTGKIGDGKIFVTAVERVVRIRTGDLDDAAV, encoded by the coding sequence ATGAAAATGATCACTGCCGTCATCAAGCCATTCAAGCTCGAAGAGGTGCGCGAAGCGCTGGCCGAATGCGGCGTGACTGGCCTCACGGTCACCGAAGTCAAGGGCTTTGGCCGCCAGAAGGGGCATACCGAGCTGTACCGCGGTGCCGAATACGTGGTGGACTTTCTGCCCAAGGTGAAGGTTGAGGTCGTCGTGAAGACCGAGGACGTGGACCGCTGCGTTGACGCCATCGTGAACGTGGCGCGCACCGGCAAGATCGGCGATGGAAAGATCTTTGTGACCGCCGTGGAGCGCGTGGTGCGTATCCGCACCGGCGATCTGGACGACGCGGCGGTCTGA
- a CDS encoding NAD+ synthase: protein MTLSICTAQLNFVVGDMPGNAQKIISAARQAYAQGARLLLTPELAICGYAAEDLFLRPAFMAACDDAVKTVARETAGLKGLAIVLGHPEALLADAPAFSRCVNAASVVRDGKIEQTYAKRELPNYLVFDERRYFVPGTGSCVVEVEGVRIGVLICEDAWYPGPAHDAAAAGAELLAVINASPFHVGKSAVREQTMRERVLETGLPLVYAHLVGGQDEVVFEGRSFALHADGAVAARAPGFVEKLAYAQVVKGQGAINIEAEVAPVPSPEADLWDALVLSVRDYIGKNGFPGAVLGLSGGIDSALVLAVAVDALGADKVRAVMMPSPYTADISWIDARDMAKRLGVRYDEISIRPQFEAFKAALAGEFAGLPEDTTEENLQARIRGTLLMALSNKFGAIVLTTGNKSEMATGYCTLYGDMAGGFAVIKDVAKTRVFDLARWRNAHDPYCTGANPIPERIITRPPSAELRPDQKDQDSLPPYDVLDAIIARYMENDEPIESIIASGFERADVERVTRLIKLNEYKRRQAPVGLRVTGRSFGKDWRYPITSKFRA, encoded by the coding sequence ATGACGCTCTCCATTTGCACTGCGCAGCTCAACTTTGTCGTGGGCGACATGCCCGGGAATGCCCAGAAGATCATTTCCGCGGCCCGCCAGGCCTACGCCCAGGGCGCGCGGCTTTTGCTGACGCCTGAGCTGGCCATCTGTGGCTATGCGGCGGAAGACCTGTTCCTGCGCCCCGCCTTCATGGCCGCTTGCGATGATGCCGTGAAAACCGTGGCCCGCGAGACCGCAGGGTTGAAAGGCCTTGCCATCGTGCTCGGCCACCCCGAAGCCCTGCTGGCCGATGCACCGGCCTTCAGCCGCTGCGTCAATGCGGCCAGCGTGGTCCGCGATGGCAAGATCGAGCAGACCTATGCCAAGCGCGAGTTGCCCAACTACCTCGTGTTTGACGAGCGCCGTTACTTTGTGCCGGGCACGGGCTCGTGCGTGGTCGAGGTGGAAGGCGTGCGCATCGGCGTGCTGATCTGCGAGGACGCCTGGTACCCCGGCCCGGCGCACGATGCGGCGGCGGCGGGGGCCGAGCTGCTGGCGGTCATCAACGCATCGCCGTTTCACGTCGGCAAGAGCGCCGTGCGCGAGCAGACGATGCGCGAGCGGGTGCTTGAAACGGGGCTGCCGCTGGTCTACGCCCACCTGGTGGGCGGTCAGGACGAGGTCGTGTTCGAGGGCCGCTCGTTCGCGCTCCATGCCGACGGCGCCGTGGCCGCGCGCGCACCCGGTTTTGTGGAAAAACTGGCCTATGCGCAGGTAGTAAAAGGGCAGGGTGCTATCAATATAGAAGCAGAGGTTGCGCCCGTGCCGTCACCCGAAGCCGACCTGTGGGACGCGCTGGTGCTGAGCGTGCGCGACTACATCGGCAAGAACGGCTTTCCGGGGGCGGTGCTGGGCCTGTCGGGCGGTATCGACTCTGCGCTGGTGCTGGCCGTGGCGGTGGATGCGCTGGGTGCAGACAAGGTGCGCGCCGTGATGATGCCTTCGCCCTACACGGCTGACATCAGCTGGATTGATGCGCGCGACATGGCCAAGCGGCTGGGCGTGCGCTACGACGAGATTTCCATTCGCCCGCAGTTCGAGGCGTTCAAGGCCGCGCTGGCGGGCGAGTTTGCAGGCCTGCCCGAGGACACCACCGAAGAGAACCTGCAGGCGCGCATTCGCGGCACGCTGCTGATGGCGTTGTCCAACAAATTCGGCGCCATCGTGCTCACCACCGGCAACAAGAGCGAGATGGCCACCGGCTATTGCACGCTGTACGGCGACATGGCGGGCGGCTTTGCCGTGATCAAGGACGTAGCCAAGACACGTGTGTTCGACCTGGCCCGCTGGCGCAATGCCCACGACCCGTACTGCACGGGCGCCAACCCGATCCCCGAGCGCATCATCACGCGCCCACCGAGCGCCGAGCTGCGCCCCGACCAGAAAGACCAGGACAGCCTGCCGCCGTATGACGTGCTGGACGCAATCATCGCGCGCTACATGGAAAACGATGAGCCCATCGAGTCGATCATCGCCAGCGGCTTTGAGCGTGCCGATGTCGAGCGCGTCACGCGCCTCATCAAGCTCAATGAATACAAGCGCCGCCAGGCCCCCGTAGGCCTTCGCGTGACGGGCCGCAGCTTTGGCAAGGACTGGCGTTACCCTATCACCAGCAAATTCAGGGCCTGA
- a CDS encoding esterase/lipase family protein: MPLFKARPAAPADHLPPPGLSLLALELRAPWEFGAVLPTWPVLQRAPLGDGHPVIVFPGLTAGDATTLPLRRYLDSRNYQTSGWGQGLNLGPREGVLEAAKRQLEETAQASGMKVSLVGWSLGGIYARELAKEMPELVRCVVTLGTPFAGPHTSTNAWRIYQFASGRSIERETESYNLPEAPPVPTTSIFSRSDGVVAWRGSIQAPADHNPHTENIEVIASHFGIGLNPSAWWAVADRLNQRHGPDMPWQPFKRPSVPGLKLIFPDPHRTRH, translated from the coding sequence ATGCCACTGTTCAAAGCACGCCCTGCCGCTCCCGCCGACCACCTGCCACCGCCCGGGCTTTCGCTGCTGGCACTGGAGCTGCGGGCGCCCTGGGAGTTCGGGGCGGTGCTGCCCACCTGGCCGGTGCTGCAGCGCGCACCGCTGGGCGACGGCCACCCGGTGATCGTGTTTCCGGGCCTCACCGCAGGCGACGCCACCACCCTCCCGCTGCGCCGATACCTGGATTCACGCAATTACCAGACGTCGGGCTGGGGACAGGGCTTGAACCTGGGCCCACGCGAAGGTGTGCTCGAAGCCGCCAAGCGGCAGCTGGAAGAAACCGCACAGGCCAGCGGCATGAAGGTGAGCCTGGTGGGCTGGAGCCTGGGCGGAATCTACGCACGCGAACTGGCCAAGGAGATGCCCGAGCTGGTGCGTTGCGTGGTCACGCTGGGCACGCCGTTTGCCGGGCCCCATACATCGACCAACGCCTGGCGCATTTACCAGTTTGCAAGCGGCCGCAGCATCGAACGGGAAACCGAGAGCTACAACCTGCCCGAAGCGCCCCCGGTGCCAACGACCAGCATCTTTTCGCGCAGCGATGGCGTGGTGGCCTGGCGCGGAAGCATCCAGGCTCCGGCAGACCACAACCCGCACACCGAGAACATCGAAGTCATCGCCAGCCATTTCGGCATCGGGCTCAACCCGAGCGCCTGGTGGGCGGTGGCAGACCGCCTGAACCAGCGCCACGGCCCGGACATGCCCTGGCAACCCTTCAAGCGGCCGTCAGTGC
- a CDS encoding TIGR00730 family Rossman fold protein: MAEPAFSVCVYCGSKPGASSTYADVARAAGHWIGSRGGQLVYGGGNNGLMGLVASATLEAGGRVVGVIPQALVDLECAKTDCTELHIVQTMHERKQMMAERADAFLALPGGIGTFEELFEVWTWRQLGYHDKPIGVANTGGYYSGLLSFLNSSVTAGFMNGAQLDLITIGDAVEPLLVQLVGKAANSDLGTDLSRI, from the coding sequence ATGGCTGAACCGGCTTTTTCCGTCTGTGTCTACTGCGGCTCCAAACCTGGCGCCAGCTCAACGTACGCCGATGTGGCTCGGGCGGCAGGTCACTGGATTGGCAGCCGCGGTGGCCAACTTGTGTACGGCGGTGGCAACAATGGCCTGATGGGTCTTGTGGCCTCGGCCACGCTGGAGGCAGGCGGCCGCGTCGTCGGCGTCATCCCTCAGGCCCTCGTGGACCTTGAGTGCGCCAAGACCGATTGCACGGAATTGCACATCGTACAAACGATGCACGAACGCAAGCAAATGATGGCGGAGAGGGCCGATGCCTTTTTGGCACTCCCCGGCGGCATCGGCACTTTTGAAGAGTTGTTCGAAGTGTGGACCTGGCGCCAACTGGGGTACCACGACAAGCCCATCGGGGTCGCCAACACCGGGGGTTACTACAGTGGCCTTCTCAGCTTTCTGAACAGCAGCGTGACTGCGGGTTTCATGAACGGCGCACAGCTGGACCTGATCACGATCGGCGATGCCGTGGAACCCTTGCTTGTGCAGCTGGTGGGTAAGGCCGCCAACTCTGATCTGGGCACGGACTTGTCCCGCATCTAG
- a CDS encoding RNA polymerase sigma factor, which translates to MATEQELSDFLKSVEKRAFKRSLYHVRNEEAALDIVQDSMLKLAEHYGDKPAGELPMLYQRILSNCTLDWFRRQKTRNALFSSMSDFEGPGEDGTDFDLLEAYSGPDDGDRAESAEDITRRAQIFRGIEAEIAELPPRQREAFLMRYWEEMDVAETAAAMGCSEGSVKTHCFRAIQTLGKALKAKGIEP; encoded by the coding sequence TTGGCCACTGAACAAGAACTCTCCGATTTCCTCAAAAGTGTAGAAAAGCGCGCCTTCAAGCGCTCGCTCTACCATGTGCGCAATGAGGAAGCGGCACTGGACATCGTTCAGGACAGCATGCTCAAGCTGGCCGAGCACTATGGCGACAAACCCGCAGGGGAACTCCCCATGCTTTATCAGCGAATACTGTCCAATTGCACACTGGACTGGTTTCGCCGCCAGAAAACGCGCAATGCACTGTTTTCGAGCATGAGCGACTTCGAAGGGCCTGGTGAAGATGGCACGGATTTTGATCTGCTGGAAGCGTACTCGGGACCGGATGATGGGGATCGGGCAGAAAGCGCAGAGGACATCACACGCAGGGCGCAGATTTTTCGGGGGATAGAAGCGGAAATCGCCGAACTTCCTCCACGTCAACGGGAAGCCTTCCTCATGCGTTATTGGGAAGAAATGGATGTAGCAGAGACGGCAGCCGCAATGGGCTGTTCCGAGGGCAGCGTCAAAACACACTGTTTTCGCGCCATTCAAACCCTGGGCAAGGCACTGAAAGCCAAAGGAATCGAGCCATGA